Proteins found in one Alteromonas macleodii genomic segment:
- the uvrD gene encoding DNA helicase II — MDVSRLLDELNDKQREAVAAPLSNALVLAGAGSGKTRVLVHRIAWLMEVENIAPFSILAVTFTNKAAKEMRGRIESLMGRSLHNMWIGTFHGLAHRLLRAHHAEANLPENFQIIDSDDQYRLIRRILKAMNLDEKHWAPRQIQWYINGNKDEGLRPQHIETHGDHIQKTMREVYAAYQDACDRSGLVDFAELLLRAHELWAKNPEVLAHYQRRFRAVLVDEFQDTNNIQYAWLRMLCSGDNNNIMIVGDDDQSIYGWRGANVDNIQHFLKDFNEPTTIRLEQNYRSTGNILKAANTVIDNNTGRLGKELWTEDAQGELISVYAGFNELDEARFIVSKIKDWLNQGNALSDTAILYRNNAQSRVLEEALLHEGLAYRIYGGLRFFERQEIKDALGYMRMVSHPHDDAAFERVVNTPSRGIGEKTLSQVRDTARMHNCSMWQASQLLINEGGFKGRALNAMQSFVLLITELEQATLDEPLDQQADKAIRQSGLYAMYQAERGEKAQARLENLEELVSACKTFIVPEEAEEMSPLAAFLAHASLEAGETQADKDQDAVQMMTIHTAKGLEFPLVFLAGVEEGMFPSQMTNDEPGRMEEERRLCYVGMTRAMQKLYITYAESRRLYGQDKYHTASRFIREMPADCVEEVRLKSTISRPVHNRFSQATSHASFEETGFSLGERVVHRKFGEGIVLNYEGSGEHGRVQVNFDEFGSKWLVLAYAKLEKA, encoded by the coding sequence ATGGATGTATCTCGACTGCTAGACGAGCTTAACGACAAACAGCGTGAAGCAGTAGCAGCCCCATTGTCTAATGCTCTAGTATTAGCTGGTGCAGGTAGTGGTAAAACCCGTGTATTAGTGCATCGCATTGCGTGGTTGATGGAAGTCGAAAACATCGCACCTTTTTCTATTCTCGCGGTTACCTTTACCAATAAGGCAGCGAAAGAGATGCGTGGCCGTATTGAATCATTAATGGGTCGCAGCCTACACAATATGTGGATTGGTACCTTCCACGGGCTTGCACATCGCCTATTGCGCGCACACCACGCTGAAGCTAACCTGCCTGAAAACTTTCAGATTATCGATTCTGACGATCAGTACCGTTTGATTCGCCGCATTCTAAAAGCCATGAATTTAGATGAAAAGCATTGGGCCCCTCGTCAAATCCAGTGGTACATAAACGGTAATAAAGACGAAGGCCTGCGTCCTCAGCATATCGAGACCCATGGCGATCATATCCAAAAGACCATGCGGGAAGTCTACGCTGCATATCAAGACGCCTGCGACCGTTCAGGCTTAGTTGATTTTGCCGAGCTATTGCTGCGCGCTCATGAGCTATGGGCAAAGAACCCTGAAGTGTTGGCTCACTATCAGCGCCGTTTCCGTGCTGTGTTAGTTGACGAGTTCCAAGATACCAACAATATTCAATATGCATGGCTTCGTATGCTGTGTAGCGGCGACAATAACAACATTATGATTGTTGGCGACGACGATCAGTCTATTTACGGCTGGCGCGGCGCAAACGTAGATAATATTCAGCATTTTTTAAAAGACTTTAATGAGCCTACCACTATTCGCCTTGAGCAGAATTATCGTTCTACCGGGAACATTCTGAAAGCAGCGAATACGGTTATCGACAATAATACAGGCCGTTTAGGGAAAGAACTGTGGACAGAAGATGCGCAGGGCGAGCTTATCTCTGTCTATGCTGGTTTTAACGAACTCGACGAAGCCCGCTTCATTGTTTCAAAAATTAAAGACTGGCTAAATCAAGGCAACGCCCTTAGCGACACCGCTATTCTTTACAGAAATAACGCCCAGTCCCGTGTACTGGAAGAAGCTTTATTACACGAAGGGTTGGCCTATCGCATTTACGGCGGTTTGCGCTTCTTCGAACGCCAAGAAATTAAAGATGCCCTTGGCTATATGCGCATGGTGAGCCACCCCCACGATGACGCGGCTTTTGAACGTGTGGTAAACACCCCAAGCCGCGGTATTGGCGAGAAAACCCTTTCGCAAGTACGCGACACTGCGCGTATGCATAACTGTTCTATGTGGCAAGCCAGCCAGCTGCTTATAAACGAAGGTGGCTTTAAAGGCCGTGCGTTAAACGCTATGCAAAGCTTTGTATTACTAATTACAGAGCTTGAACAAGCCACATTAGACGAGCCCCTTGACCAGCAGGCTGATAAAGCTATTCGCCAATCTGGTCTGTACGCCATGTATCAGGCTGAGCGCGGTGAAAAGGCCCAAGCACGACTGGAAAACTTAGAAGAACTGGTCAGTGCTTGTAAAACCTTTATCGTCCCTGAAGAAGCGGAAGAAATGTCGCCTTTAGCAGCCTTTCTAGCCCACGCATCCCTGGAAGCAGGCGAAACTCAGGCAGATAAAGACCAAGATGCTGTACAGATGATGACTATCCACACTGCAAAAGGCCTAGAATTTCCGTTGGTGTTCTTAGCTGGCGTGGAAGAAGGAATGTTTCCTAGCCAGATGACCAACGATGAACCCGGTCGAATGGAAGAAGAACGAAGACTTTGCTATGTTGGTATGACTCGCGCTATGCAAAAGTTGTATATCACTTACGCAGAAAGTCGTCGATTATATGGTCAAGATAAGTATCATACGGCTTCGCGCTTTATTCGCGAGATGCCAGCAGATTGTGTGGAAGAAGTCAGGCTTAAATCCACCATCTCGCGACCTGTACATAACCGCTTTAGCCAAGCAACCTCGCACGCCAGTTTTGAAGAAACAGGCTTTAGTTTAGGTGAGCGCGTAGTGCATCGTAAATTCGGGGAAGGCATTGTGCTTAACTACGAAGGTAGTGGTGAGCATGGCCGAGTTCAAGTAAACTTCGATGAGTTTGGCAGCAAATGGCTGGTACTTGCTTACGCAAAGCTGGAGAAAGCGTAA
- the cysE gene encoding serine O-acetyltransferase produces MTALSTPIDFWSTLKQEAQIVAENEPLLSSYVHASVLAHHNFESSLSFILSNKMADDVMPALAIREVFDEAYLLEPGISEAAIADIMAINARDAAVNDYLTPLLHFKGFHAVQVHRMAHYLWLHGRHQLALFLQSRNSSSFGVDIHPAARIGKGVMFDHATGIVVGETAVVEDNVSILQSVTLGGTGNESGDRHPKIRQGVLIGAGAKILGNIEIGEGSKVGAGSVVLNSVPAHVTVVGVPAKVVGRPVCQSPCESMRQNVLEDN; encoded by the coding sequence ATGACCGCACTCTCCACGCCCATCGATTTCTGGTCGACGCTCAAACAAGAAGCGCAAATTGTTGCTGAAAACGAACCTTTGCTATCTAGCTATGTGCATGCCAGTGTTCTTGCGCACCATAATTTCGAATCGTCGCTAAGCTTCATTTTGTCAAACAAAATGGCAGATGACGTGATGCCTGCGCTTGCTATACGTGAGGTATTTGACGAAGCTTACTTGTTAGAGCCAGGTATTAGCGAGGCAGCCATTGCCGATATTATGGCGATTAATGCGCGGGATGCTGCGGTGAATGATTACCTTACTCCTTTACTGCACTTTAAAGGTTTCCATGCCGTGCAGGTACACCGAATGGCGCATTATCTTTGGCTTCACGGGCGCCACCAGTTAGCTTTATTCTTGCAAAGCCGTAACTCATCAAGCTTTGGTGTAGACATTCACCCAGCAGCGCGAATTGGTAAGGGCGTTATGTTCGATCACGCTACCGGTATTGTGGTGGGTGAGACTGCGGTAGTAGAAGATAACGTGTCTATTTTGCAGAGCGTTACGTTAGGCGGTACGGGTAATGAGTCGGGCGACCGTCACCCCAAAATTCGCCAAGGCGTGTTAATTGGCGCAGGCGCTAAGATTTTAGGGAATATCGAAATCGGCGAAGGCTCGAAAGTCGGCGCTGGCAGCGTTGTACTTAATAGCGTACCAGCTCACGTTACCGTGGTGGGCGTTCCAGCCAAAGTGGTTGGGAGACCGGTTTGTCAAAGCCCCTGCGAATCCATGCGCCAAAACGTACTAGAAGATAACTAA
- a CDS encoding HAD-IA family hydrolase: MQFFRSINKIEAMTFDLDDTLYNNEPIIRRAEEALQAHIAKHHKSAAALSANDWLALKQAAIKKDLRLASDMGQLRRVVLTAALSNTTPEKLKTDLTNSGELSDAVEACFNCFYDARSNFELADDVHEALEAVSSKLPLVGITNGNVNAQKVGIDGYFETIFHASKSRPMKPARDMFDEAAALLHIAPKHILHVGDNIIKDVQGAVNAGYQAAWFACNRPMKLANEPVSVLPHVALDNLNELTHFL; the protein is encoded by the coding sequence ATGCAGTTTTTCAGGTCTATTAACAAAATCGAGGCAATGACCTTCGACCTTGACGACACCCTTTACAATAACGAACCTATTATTCGACGGGCCGAAGAAGCGCTTCAAGCGCATATTGCTAAGCATCATAAGTCAGCCGCCGCGTTGTCGGCTAACGACTGGCTAGCACTTAAGCAAGCCGCAATAAAAAAAGATCTGCGCTTAGCCTCTGACATGGGTCAGCTTAGGCGTGTAGTGCTTACCGCCGCACTGTCTAATACGACTCCTGAAAAGCTAAAAACAGACCTGACCAACAGTGGTGAACTTAGTGATGCAGTAGAGGCCTGCTTTAACTGTTTTTACGATGCAAGAAGTAACTTTGAGCTTGCTGACGATGTGCACGAAGCGTTAGAAGCCGTAAGCAGTAAGCTGCCGCTTGTTGGTATTACTAACGGTAACGTAAACGCTCAAAAGGTAGGTATTGATGGTTATTTTGAAACCATTTTTCACGCCAGCAAATCACGCCCCATGAAACCAGCCCGCGATATGTTTGATGAAGCGGCAGCACTATTACACATTGCACCGAAACACATTCTTCATGTAGGCGACAATATTATCAAGGATGTACAAGGAGCGGTTAACGCTGGTTATCAAGCCGCATGGTTTGCCTGTAACAGACCCATGAAATTAGCCAACGAGCCTGTGAGCGTACTGCCTCACGTAGCACTAGATAACCTCAACGAGTTAACCCACTTCTTATAA
- the xerC gene encoding tyrosine recombinase XerC, with product MSTDALISNSCQQWLDKFLLHLQVERGLSLHTIKNYQRQLTEVAKLLGLYEWSGLTPSDIKRVMADAKMSGHSPRSIALRLSALRTFCQYLIDHHQLFSNPVEGIQAPKQGKPLPKQLSVDEMQQLLNASPRSSDDDEGMQLRDVAMFELLYGCGLRLSELTGLNLADCLKDGTVKVMGKGSKQRILPLGRHAQKALNAWLKVRPAYASPYESAVFVSKRKTRISNRQVANRLDKMAQEQSLSQKVSPHKLRHSFATHVLESSGDLRAVQELLGHANLSTTQVYTHLDFQHLANVYDAAHPRAHKK from the coding sequence GTGTCTACGGACGCCTTAATCAGCAACTCCTGCCAACAATGGCTAGACAAGTTTCTCCTTCACTTACAGGTTGAGCGCGGGTTATCTCTTCACACCATTAAAAACTACCAGCGTCAGCTTACTGAAGTGGCAAAGCTACTTGGGCTTTACGAGTGGTCCGGACTTACACCAAGTGATATAAAGCGAGTTATGGCTGATGCGAAAATGTCTGGCCACAGTCCACGCAGCATTGCGCTGAGACTTTCAGCATTAAGAACCTTCTGCCAATACCTTATCGATCATCATCAGCTATTCAGCAACCCCGTAGAAGGCATTCAAGCCCCTAAACAAGGAAAACCGTTACCTAAGCAGCTTAGCGTGGATGAAATGCAGCAGCTGCTTAATGCCTCACCTCGAAGCAGTGATGACGATGAAGGCATGCAGTTAAGAGATGTAGCCATGTTTGAGCTGCTTTATGGGTGTGGTCTGCGCTTAAGCGAACTTACCGGGCTTAATTTAGCCGACTGTTTAAAAGACGGTACGGTAAAGGTAATGGGTAAAGGAAGTAAACAACGTATACTGCCATTAGGGCGGCACGCGCAAAAAGCGCTAAACGCATGGTTAAAAGTGCGCCCTGCCTACGCATCGCCTTACGAAAGTGCAGTATTTGTCAGTAAGCGTAAAACCCGTATATCGAATAGGCAAGTCGCAAATCGTTTAGATAAGATGGCGCAAGAACAGTCCCTATCGCAAAAAGTGAGCCCTCACAAACTGCGCCATTCTTTTGCTACCCACGTATTAGAATCAAGTGGCGATTTGCGTGCGGTTCAAGAGCTGTTAGGTCACGCTAACTTATCGACAACACAAGTTTATACTCATCTCGACTTCCAGCATCTCGCCAATGTATATGATGCCGCTCATCCGCGGGCGCACAAGAAATAA
- a CDS encoding DUF484 family protein, with the protein MSEVSGQSNATQLIEPFNDTTELSSADVRAFLLQNPEFFAEHADLLEKIKLPHEHKGSVSLVEIQSDQLRQKVRQLNYKLNQLVTIAKQNEKIYRVYTDLNVQLLRCESVAEVQFTLEDVLQERLQLSSAVIKSFKGPHAIPELQQRLFTEKRFKNTNFFFGRLSQHERQLLFGENPAESVALMLLGDNRELGILGISSSDASHFTPDMDTLLLQQLQQVLNIILPEMMGY; encoded by the coding sequence ATGAGCGAAGTATCAGGGCAATCTAACGCCACGCAATTAATTGAGCCATTTAACGACACAACGGAATTGTCGAGTGCTGATGTGCGCGCGTTCTTATTACAAAACCCTGAGTTCTTTGCCGAACATGCCGACCTTCTCGAAAAAATTAAGCTTCCTCACGAGCACAAAGGCAGTGTTTCACTTGTTGAAATTCAAAGTGACCAGCTAAGACAAAAAGTCAGACAACTTAATTACAAGTTAAATCAGCTTGTCACTATCGCGAAGCAAAACGAGAAAATTTATCGCGTTTATACCGATTTAAACGTACAGCTACTACGCTGTGAAAGCGTAGCAGAAGTACAGTTTACCTTAGAAGATGTACTACAAGAGCGTTTGCAGTTGTCCTCTGCGGTGATAAAAAGCTTTAAAGGCCCTCACGCTATTCCTGAACTACAGCAACGTTTGTTCACAGAAAAGCGTTTTAAAAACACCAACTTTTTCTTTGGTCGCTTATCGCAGCACGAACGCCAACTTCTTTTCGGCGAAAACCCTGCGGAATCGGTCGCGTTGATGCTACTTGGTGACAACCGTGAATTAGGTATTTTGGGCATTAGCAGCAGCGACGCCAGCCACTTTACGCCAGATATGGATACCCTCTTGCTTCAACAGCTTCAGCAAGTGCTCAATATAATCCTGCCTGAAATGATGGGATATTAG
- the dapF gene encoding diaminopimelate epimerase, translated as MQVQFSKMHGLGNDFMVIDNVTQNVFFSKEKIQQLANRNFGIGFDQLLMVEPPYDPEQDFHYRIFNADGSEVEQCGNGARCFARFVKQKGLINRNKIVVSTKAGKMVLYLEKDGQVTVNMGKPEFEPANIPLTANKQENTYILRVGERTLFIGSASMGNPHCVMEVDDVNTANVAEIGPLVEKHERFPEGVNVGFMQIINESHIKLRVFERGSGETLACGSGACAAVAIGQIQGKLSKDVRVDLPGGSLRIRWPGPDNVLKMTGPAEHVYDGHINL; from the coding sequence ATGCAGGTTCAATTTTCTAAAATGCACGGCTTGGGTAACGATTTCATGGTTATTGATAACGTTACTCAGAACGTCTTTTTCTCTAAAGAAAAAATTCAGCAATTAGCTAACCGAAACTTCGGTATTGGCTTCGACCAGCTGTTGATGGTAGAACCGCCATATGACCCTGAACAAGATTTCCACTATCGCATCTTCAATGCAGACGGCTCCGAAGTAGAACAATGCGGCAATGGCGCTCGTTGTTTTGCTCGCTTTGTTAAGCAAAAAGGCCTTATCAACCGCAACAAGATAGTGGTAAGCACCAAAGCAGGAAAAATGGTGCTTTACCTAGAAAAAGATGGTCAGGTTACCGTGAATATGGGCAAACCTGAGTTTGAACCTGCGAACATTCCGCTTACGGCCAACAAGCAAGAGAACACGTATATTTTGCGTGTGGGCGAACGCACCTTGTTTATTGGCTCGGCGTCAATGGGCAACCCTCATTGCGTTATGGAAGTTGACGATGTAAATACGGCCAATGTTGCCGAAATTGGCCCGCTTGTTGAAAAACACGAACGCTTTCCAGAAGGCGTAAACGTGGGCTTTATGCAGATAATTAACGAGTCGCATATCAAACTTCGCGTATTTGAACGTGGTTCGGGCGAAACTTTGGCCTGCGGCAGCGGTGCATGTGCAGCAGTTGCAATTGGTCAAATACAGGGTAAATTAAGTAAAGACGTACGGGTAGATTTACCCGGAGGCAGCTTACGTATACGCTGGCCTGGCCCAGATAACGTGTTAAAAATGACAGGGCCTGCCGAACACGTATATGACGGACACATAAATTTATGA
- the lysA gene encoding diaminopimelate decarboxylase translates to MDFFAYSQGQLHAEQVAVSDIAAQHGTPVYIYSRATLERHWHAFNDAIGEHPHLVCYAVKANSNIGVLSVLAKLGSGFDIVSAGELARVIEAGGDASKVVFSGVGKKHDEIRYALEQGIMCFNVESEPELHRINQVAGEMGVQAPISLRINPDVDAKTHPYISTGLKANKFGIARERALATYELAASLPHLNVVGMDCHIGSQLTEIGPFVDALERLLLLIDELAERNIIIEHLDVGGGLGVTYNDEQPPHPKAYAQAMAEKMVGRENLKLILEPGRAIAANAGILVTEVEFIKEGEEKSFAIVDAAMNDLLRPALYSAWQNIIPVKEGSTATPRTYDVVGPVCETGDFIGKDRELAIEPTDLLAVRSAGAYGFVMASNYNSRCRPAEIMVDGDKAIVVREREKQKDLWQGEYKLP, encoded by the coding sequence GTGGATTTTTTCGCCTACAGCCAAGGTCAGCTGCACGCTGAACAAGTGGCTGTTTCTGATATTGCAGCCCAGCACGGAACGCCGGTTTATATTTATTCACGCGCTACGTTAGAGCGCCATTGGCACGCTTTTAATGACGCTATCGGTGAACACCCTCACCTTGTGTGTTATGCAGTAAAAGCTAACTCAAACATTGGTGTGTTGAGTGTTTTAGCGAAGTTAGGATCAGGCTTTGATATCGTTTCTGCGGGTGAATTGGCCCGTGTAATTGAAGCCGGTGGTGACGCAAGCAAAGTGGTATTTTCAGGCGTAGGCAAAAAACACGACGAGATCCGCTATGCACTAGAACAAGGCATTATGTGCTTTAACGTCGAGTCAGAGCCAGAGCTTCATCGCATCAACCAAGTGGCTGGTGAAATGGGTGTACAAGCCCCTATTTCTCTTCGCATAAACCCTGATGTGGATGCTAAAACTCACCCTTACATCTCTACGGGGTTGAAGGCCAACAAATTTGGTATTGCTCGCGAACGCGCACTTGCTACTTATGAATTAGCTGCATCGCTACCTCATTTAAATGTGGTTGGCATGGACTGTCACATAGGCTCACAGCTTACCGAAATTGGACCTTTTGTTGATGCATTAGAGCGCTTACTTCTGCTCATCGATGAATTGGCCGAGCGCAACATTATTATCGAGCACTTAGATGTAGGTGGTGGTCTTGGCGTAACTTATAACGACGAGCAACCGCCTCATCCAAAAGCCTACGCACAAGCCATGGCTGAAAAAATGGTAGGTCGTGAAAACCTTAAGCTTATCCTTGAACCTGGTCGAGCTATTGCGGCTAACGCCGGTATTCTGGTCACCGAAGTTGAATTTATCAAAGAAGGTGAAGAGAAGAGCTTCGCCATTGTCGATGCCGCTATGAACGATTTATTGCGCCCAGCGCTCTACTCTGCATGGCAAAATATTATTCCTGTGAAAGAAGGAAGCACGGCAACGCCTCGCACTTATGATGTTGTAGGACCTGTCTGCGAAACTGGTGACTTTATAGGTAAAGATCGAGAGTTAGCTATCGAACCAACCGACTTACTTGCGGTTCGAAGTGCTGGCGCCTATGGTTTTGTAATGGCCTCAAACTACAATAGCCGCTGTCGCCCAGCGGAAATTATGGTAGACGGCGACAAAGCAATTGTGGTTCGCGAACGAGAAAAACAAAAAGATCTCTGGCAAGGTGAGTATAAACTTCCGTAA
- the lptM gene encoding LPS translocon maturation chaperone LptM: protein MLKKSVVFLLTLTALCGCGYKGALYIPDAPAQNTSTEPTSSENAEVDASSSANTPSPATTSGELN from the coding sequence GTGCTTAAAAAGTCAGTTGTTTTCTTGCTAACACTCACAGCATTATGTGGCTGTGGTTATAAAGGGGCGCTTTATATTCCTGACGCGCCTGCACAAAACACCTCTACTGAACCAACGTCTTCTGAAAATGCAGAAGTCGATGCTTCGTCTAGCGCCAATACCCCATCCCCCGCAACTACTTCTGGAGAGCTGAACTAG
- a CDS encoding MJ1255/VC2487 family glycosyltransferase, producing the protein MKLLYGVQGTGNGHIARARIMATALAERDDVSVDFVFTGRAPEKYFDMEVFGEYRTYKGLSFITKSGRVDKWSTVKDANIRQLNKDIKAFDTSGYDLLVNDFEPVTAWAAKKQGLPSISISHQAAFAYDVPKSGNTIFDSLIMKLFAPTELQLGVHWYHFNQPIIPPFVSEKPVVSSGNGHVLVYLPFEDIEDIQQMLEPLSDQVFECFHPNIDEAKEVGHIHWHPTSKKHFQKALQHASGVIANGGFELSSEALQLGKKLLIKPLHGQFEQLSNVLTLNKLDLCQTLFQLDTDIVEEWLEAPENEAIAFPDNPNILIDWLKNKDFSDTKSLCDTLWKNVQYGDKTQERLLALAI; encoded by the coding sequence ATGAAATTATTGTATGGTGTGCAAGGCACCGGTAACGGACATATTGCCCGAGCTAGAATTATGGCGACGGCATTGGCTGAGCGTGACGACGTTAGCGTTGACTTTGTTTTTACTGGTCGCGCCCCTGAAAAATATTTTGATATGGAAGTGTTTGGCGAATACCGAACATACAAGGGGCTGAGCTTTATTACGAAAAGCGGGCGCGTAGACAAATGGTCTACCGTTAAAGATGCCAACATTCGACAGCTTAATAAAGATATAAAAGCATTCGATACCAGCGGTTACGATTTGTTAGTTAATGACTTTGAACCCGTAACGGCCTGGGCTGCAAAGAAACAGGGGCTACCTTCTATTTCTATCAGCCACCAAGCGGCGTTCGCGTACGACGTGCCTAAAAGTGGTAATACTATTTTCGATAGTTTGATCATGAAGCTATTCGCACCTACCGAACTTCAACTAGGTGTACACTGGTATCATTTTAATCAGCCTATTATCCCGCCGTTCGTTTCAGAAAAACCCGTTGTGTCTTCTGGTAATGGCCACGTATTGGTTTACCTTCCTTTCGAAGATATCGAAGATATTCAACAAATGCTTGAGCCGCTAAGCGACCAAGTATTCGAATGCTTTCACCCAAACATCGACGAAGCGAAAGAAGTGGGTCACATCCACTGGCACCCAACCTCTAAAAAACACTTTCAAAAAGCGCTGCAGCATGCCAGTGGCGTGATTGCCAATGGCGGCTTTGAGCTATCGAGCGAAGCACTCCAGCTGGGCAAAAAGCTGTTGATTAAACCGTTACACGGGCAGTTTGAGCAGCTATCCAATGTGTTAACCCTTAACAAGTTGGATTTATGCCAGACTCTGTTTCAGCTTGATACCGATATTGTGGAAGAATGGCTCGAGGCGCCTGAAAACGAAGCCATTGCCTTTCCAGACAACCCGAACATCCTTATTGACTGGCTTAAAAATAAAGACTTTTCTGATACCAAAAGCCTCTGCGATACGCTTTGGAAAAACGTTCAATACGGCGATAAAACACAAGAACGTTTATTGGCTCTTGCAATTTAA
- a CDS encoding phosphatase PAP2 family protein encodes MKSLTKYDTDLFYRLYKLTQKRDCRSIVWLSKTGDGYLYFVIGMLLWAFEPEHGELFLYTALMAYALELPIYVLLKKMFKRPRPCDFLMNLTAHVTPSDKFSLPSGHTAAATLMACIVAHYYPPFALLAYCWAALIGLSRVLLGVHYPSDVVAGSLLGVTIATLSISILG; translated from the coding sequence ATGAAATCCTTGACCAAGTACGACACTGACTTATTTTATCGCCTCTACAAACTGACGCAAAAAAGAGACTGCAGAAGTATTGTCTGGCTGTCAAAAACAGGTGACGGCTACTTATACTTTGTTATCGGTATGCTGCTTTGGGCATTTGAGCCAGAGCACGGTGAGCTTTTCCTTTACACAGCGCTGATGGCTTATGCGCTGGAATTACCCATCTATGTGCTGCTTAAGAAAATGTTCAAGCGCCCTCGCCCTTGCGATTTTCTAATGAATTTAACAGCACATGTCACGCCTTCTGATAAGTTTTCCCTACCCTCAGGCCACACCGCTGCTGCAACACTAATGGCGTGTATAGTTGCGCACTATTACCCGCCCTTCGCTTTACTGGCCTACTGCTGGGCCGCGCTTATTGGGCTATCACGCGTGCTACTAGGTGTACATTATCCCTCTGACGTGGTCGCAGGCTCTCTACTAGGCGTAACTATTGCAACACTAAGTATTTCAATTCTGGGGTAG
- the rraA gene encoding ribonuclease E activity regulator RraA yields MEYNTSELCDLFADSVDVVDPIFASFGGRYSFGGEITTVKCFEDRGLIDRVLAQPGAGKVLLIDGGGSSRRALFDASSAQVAIDNDWEGVVIYGSVREVDSLAELDIGVLAVAAIPVNAECESIGEVDVPVNFGGVTFLPEDHLYADSTGVILSPEPLDLD; encoded by the coding sequence ATGGAATACAACACATCTGAATTATGCGACTTGTTTGCTGACAGCGTAGACGTAGTAGATCCGATTTTCGCAAGCTTTGGTGGCCGTTATTCTTTTGGTGGTGAGATTACCACCGTAAAATGCTTTGAAGACCGAGGTCTTATCGACCGTGTGCTTGCTCAGCCTGGTGCGGGTAAAGTACTACTGATAGATGGCGGGGGCTCAAGCCGTCGCGCGTTGTTTGATGCATCATCTGCTCAAGTCGCTATTGATAACGACTGGGAAGGGGTTGTGATTTACGGTAGCGTACGTGAAGTTGATAGTCTTGCTGAATTAGATATTGGCGTTTTGGCTGTCGCTGCAATTCCTGTAAATGCCGAGTGTGAAAGCATTGGAGAAGTTGACGTACCGGTTAACTTTGGCGGCGTTACTTTTTTACCTGAAGACCACCTATATGCAGATAGCACGGGCGTTATTCTTTCTCCTGAACCGCTAGATTTAGATTGA
- a CDS encoding S1/P1 nuclease has translation MFAFANRICAVALSTLFTLCVASPAFGWGQTGHRVTGAIAQQYLSPLSQAALMDLLPHGSLAEAATHADEMRSDPSEFWQKTASPWHYVSVPEGKTYEEVGAPKQGDAVTALKQFTETLKSDTSRIEEKRLALQFIVHIIGDLHQPLHAGNGTDRGGNDVKVRFFWQDSNLHRVWDSQMLDQRDLSYSEWTEWLTNTITSKDIRSWATTDPMVWIEESTAIRDTIYPDDANNMSYDYLYNHLPTAKKRLQMAGIRIAMYLNQVFEEANK, from the coding sequence ATGTTCGCGTTTGCAAACAGGATTTGCGCAGTAGCGCTGAGCACACTATTTACGTTGTGCGTTGCATCACCCGCTTTCGGCTGGGGACAAACAGGCCATAGAGTAACTGGCGCTATTGCCCAGCAATACTTAAGCCCCCTATCGCAGGCTGCACTTATGGACCTGTTGCCACATGGTTCATTGGCTGAAGCGGCGACTCATGCAGATGAAATGCGTTCTGACCCCAGCGAATTTTGGCAAAAAACCGCTAGCCCTTGGCACTATGTATCCGTGCCTGAAGGAAAGACCTACGAAGAAGTGGGTGCACCAAAGCAAGGTGATGCAGTTACCGCGTTAAAGCAATTTACCGAAACCTTGAAAAGTGACACATCCAGAATTGAAGAGAAGCGCTTAGCACTTCAATTTATCGTGCATATTATTGGCGACTTGCATCAGCCACTGCACGCTGGAAACGGCACCGATCGTGGTGGTAACGATGTAAAAGTACGCTTTTTCTGGCAAGACTCTAACTTGCACCGCGTATGGGATTCGCAAATGCTAGATCAGCGGGACTTGTCCTATTCTGAATGGACTGAATGGCTTACAAATACTATTACCTCAAAAGACATTCGCAGCTGGGCTACTACCGACCCTATGGTGTGGATTGAGGAAAGTACCGCTATTCGCGATACCATTTATCCAGATGACGCAAATAACATGAGCTATGACTACTTATACAATCATCTGCCTACTGCTAAAAAGCGTTTGCAGATGGCTGGTATTCGCATCGCTATGTATTTAAACCAGGTGTTTGAAGAAGCGAACAAGTAG